A single genomic interval of Novosphingobium ginsenosidimutans harbors:
- the pufC gene encoding photosynthetic reaction center cytochrome PufC: MRRLIVLACTAALPLLLGGCELGPKESSQNGYRGTGMDTIAVTAATKAALKANEAPPPPYTPPGTEGPRAATIYKNVQVLGDVSDEQFNYTMAAITAWVAPKEGCNYCHNPANMASDEIYTKVVARKMLQMTRDINGGWSNHVGKTGVTCWTCHRGQAVPTEHWTMPNVPEHKGVIRKKNGQNDPVAASAYSSLPNDAVAMYLLGGNDTKPARVNSTTMHPGPNKTRTMEAEKTYAMMMHISKSLGVNCTTCHNAQSFQSWSSSNKQRVTAWHGLNMARSINHDYISPLAPVFPANRKGTMGDPFKANCATCHRGQNKPLGGYPMAKDYPALWKPAAAKPIATTAAAASSPPAAP; the protein is encoded by the coding sequence GATGGATACGATCGCGGTCACGGCCGCGACCAAGGCGGCGCTGAAAGCCAATGAGGCGCCGCCACCGCCCTATACGCCGCCCGGGACCGAAGGTCCGCGCGCTGCCACGATCTATAAAAACGTGCAGGTGCTGGGTGATGTCTCGGATGAGCAGTTCAACTATACCATGGCGGCAATCACCGCCTGGGTGGCTCCGAAGGAAGGCTGTAATTACTGCCACAACCCGGCCAACATGGCTTCGGACGAGATCTATACCAAGGTCGTCGCCCGCAAGATGTTGCAGATGACGCGCGACATCAACGGCGGCTGGTCTAACCACGTCGGCAAGACCGGCGTGACCTGTTGGACCTGCCACCGCGGCCAGGCCGTGCCGACCGAGCACTGGACCATGCCGAACGTCCCCGAACACAAGGGCGTGATCCGCAAGAAGAACGGCCAGAATGATCCGGTCGCGGCTTCGGCCTATTCGTCGCTGCCGAATGATGCCGTGGCGATGTACCTGCTGGGCGGTAACGATACCAAGCCAGCCCGGGTCAACTCCACGACCATGCATCCCGGTCCTAACAAGACCAGGACGATGGAAGCGGAAAAGACCTATGCGATGATGATGCACATCTCGAAGTCGCTCGGGGTCAACTGCACGACCTGTCACAACGCCCAATCGTTCCAGTCCTGGTCCAGCAGCAACAAGCAGCGGGTCACGGCCTGGCATGGCCTGAACATGGCGCGATCGATCAACCACGATTACATCTCGCCCCTGGCGCCGGTCTTCCCGGCCAATCGCAAGGGCACAATGGGCGATCCGTTCAAGGCCAATTGCGCTACCTGCCACCGCGGTCAGAACAAGCCGCTGGGTGGGTACCCTATGGCGAAGGACTATCCCGCGCTGTGGAAGCCCGCTGCTGCCAAGCCGATTGCCACCACGGCAGCCGCAGCCAGCTCTCCCCCCGCGGCGCCTTAA
- a CDS encoding TspO/MBR family protein: MKTSWIMPIAVALLAALGVAAIGGTITDLGPWYESLAKPDWTPPRPVFPIAWTLIFMLAAVSGVTAWSAAPKARDADTVIGLFSLNGFLNITWSLIFFHLQRPDWAFYELLLLWLSILALIVYCGRLSKLSAALLLPYLVWVTIAGALNWEVVRLNAPFG, from the coding sequence ATGAAGACAAGCTGGATTATGCCGATCGCCGTGGCGCTGCTGGCAGCGCTGGGCGTGGCCGCTATCGGGGGAACGATCACGGATCTGGGACCATGGTACGAAAGCCTGGCCAAGCCAGACTGGACTCCGCCCCGCCCGGTCTTCCCGATTGCCTGGACGCTGATCTTCATGCTGGCTGCGGTTTCCGGCGTAACCGCCTGGTCCGCCGCGCCCAAGGCCCGCGATGCCGATACCGTGATCGGGCTGTTTTCGCTCAACGGGTTTCTCAACATCACCTGGAGCCTGATCTTCTTCCACCTGCAGCGGCCCGACTGGGCGTTTTACGAGCTCTTGCTGCTGTGGCTCTCGATCCTGGCGCTGATTGTCTATTGCGGCCGTCTGTCAAAGCTCTCGGCGGCTTTGCTGCTCCCCTATCTGGTCTGGGTTACCATTGCCGGTGCGCTGAACTGGGAAGTCGTCCGGCTTAACGCGCCATTCGGTTGA
- a CDS encoding geranylgeranyl diphosphate reductase, with translation MSEALYDVVVIGGGPSGATAACDLAEAGYKVLLLDRAGRIKPCGGAVPPRLMEDFAIPQGLLVARARAARMIAPSGRMVDMPVGETGYVGMVDRDVFDEWLRERAASAGAERRKGTFEAIERDDRTGPLVAYRDERGGELQRVRARLVIGADGARSAVARQEIPGAGRNPCVFAYHEVIRAPLATAKGFDGDRCDVFYQGKLSPDFYAWVFPHGDTASIGVGSANKGFSLRGAVQHMRGDLDLAGCQTIRREGAPIPLKPLKRWDNGRDVLVAGDAAGVVAPASGEGIYYAMTCGRIAAQTAGAFLVSEKPAVLRMARKEFMRQHRRVFWILGMMQYFWYSSDKRRERFVEMCADRDVQQLTWQAYMNKRLVRAKPLAHLRIFLKDTAHLLGLRPLMQ, from the coding sequence ATGAGCGAAGCACTTTACGATGTGGTCGTGATCGGCGGTGGGCCCTCTGGGGCAACGGCCGCCTGCGATCTGGCCGAGGCCGGCTACAAGGTGCTGCTGCTGGACCGGGCGGGGCGGATCAAGCCCTGCGGCGGCGCGGTTCCGCCGCGCCTGATGGAGGATTTCGCGATCCCGCAAGGCTTGCTGGTCGCCCGCGCCCGGGCCGCGCGGATGATCGCGCCGTCAGGCCGGATGGTCGACATGCCAGTGGGTGAAACCGGCTATGTTGGCATGGTCGACCGCGATGTCTTTGACGAATGGCTGCGCGAACGCGCTGCCAGCGCCGGCGCCGAACGGCGCAAGGGCACCTTTGAGGCGATCGAACGCGATGATCGCACTGGCCCGCTTGTGGCCTACCGCGACGAACGCGGCGGGGAATTGCAGCGGGTCCGCGCGCGGCTGGTAATCGGGGCCGATGGCGCGCGCTCGGCTGTGGCGCGGCAGGAGATCCCCGGCGCCGGGCGCAACCCCTGCGTCTTTGCCTATCACGAAGTGATCCGCGCACCGCTGGCGACGGCCAAGGGGTTTGATGGCGATCGCTGCGATGTTTTCTACCAGGGCAAGCTTTCGCCTGATTTCTATGCCTGGGTGTTCCCGCATGGCGATACGGCCAGCATCGGTGTGGGCAGCGCCAACAAGGGCTTCTCGCTGCGCGGTGCGGTGCAGCACATGCGCGGCGATCTGGACCTGGCCGGGTGCCAGACGATCCGCCGCGAAGGCGCACCGATCCCGCTCAAGCCGCTGAAGCGCTGGGATAACGGGCGCGATGTACTGGTGGCGGGCGATGCCGCCGGGGTGGTTGCCCCGGCCTCGGGCGAAGGGATCTATTACGCCATGACCTGCGGCCGGATCGCCGCGCAGACCGCCGGTGCATTTCTGGTAAGCGAAAAGCCGGCCGTGCTGCGGATGGCCCGCAAGGAGTTCATGCGTCAGCACCGCCGGGTGTTCTGGATCCTGGGGATGATGCAGTACTTCTGGTACTCAAGCGACAAACGCCGCGAACGCTTTGTCGAAATGTGCGCCGACCGCGATGTCCAGCAGTTGACCTGGCAAGCCTATATGAACAAGCGCCTGGTCCGTGCAAAACCGCTAGCGCACTTGCGGATTTTCCTGAAGGATACCGCCCATCTGCTGGGGTTGAGGCCGTTGATGCAATGA
- a CDS encoding BCD family MFS transporter — protein MTAGKQHEGFGWLQILRLGLVQASIGAIVMIATSMLNRIMVVEYGLAAAIPAGLVAWHYVVQLSRPLWGLGSDRGGQRSAWIMLGMSLLGLGTLIAVNAVFLVPGHRPVALAIAFLGFTMIGAGVGAAGTSQLALLASGVAPARRAAAAATTWIMMVAGIIVAAASAGALLDPFSPQRLALVASGVILSALVVTALALFRLEPAERNQLNAAETDDAPTMREALDEIGNEPAARHFTLFIFVSMLAYSMQDLILEPFAGLVFAMSPGQSTQLSGMQHGGVLTGMIVAGIGGSAFRSRLPGELRSWITLGCLGSALALAALAIGAASGPGWPLVPNVFALGFFNGVFAVAAIGAMMGLAGAGERTREGVRMGVWGAAQAIAFGMGGLVGALGVDFARRGLGHDAAAFQLIFSIEGGLFVAAAWLAFKVSRPEPAARVEAMGS, from the coding sequence ATGACCGCCGGCAAGCAGCATGAGGGATTCGGCTGGCTGCAGATTCTGCGGCTCGGGCTGGTTCAGGCCTCAATCGGCGCGATCGTGATGATTGCCACGTCCATGCTCAACCGAATCATGGTGGTCGAATATGGCCTGGCTGCGGCGATCCCTGCGGGCCTGGTCGCCTGGCACTATGTCGTCCAGCTTTCGCGCCCGCTTTGGGGTTTGGGATCGGACCGCGGTGGGCAGCGAAGCGCCTGGATCATGCTCGGGATGTCCCTGCTCGGCCTTGGCACGCTGATCGCCGTCAACGCCGTATTCCTTGTCCCCGGCCACCGCCCGGTTGCCCTGGCAATCGCCTTCCTTGGCTTTACCATGATCGGCGCGGGGGTCGGCGCAGCCGGCACTTCGCAGCTGGCGCTGCTGGCCTCGGGGGTAGCCCCGGCGAGACGGGCAGCAGCAGCTGCAACGACCTGGATCATGATGGTGGCCGGGATTATCGTCGCCGCCGCCAGTGCCGGTGCCTTGCTTGATCCGTTCTCGCCGCAACGCCTCGCGCTGGTTGCCAGTGGCGTCATTCTTTCTGCCCTGGTCGTAACGGCCTTGGCCCTGTTCCGGCTTGAGCCGGCCGAGCGCAACCAGTTGAATGCCGCCGAGACTGACGATGCCCCGACCATGCGCGAAGCGCTGGACGAGATCGGCAATGAACCGGCAGCCCGCCACTTCACACTGTTCATCTTCGTGTCGATGCTGGCCTATTCGATGCAGGACCTGATCCTCGAGCCGTTCGCCGGGTTGGTTTTCGCGATGTCTCCGGGTCAGTCGACCCAGCTGTCCGGCATGCAGCATGGCGGCGTGCTGACTGGCATGATCGTGGCGGGGATTGGCGGCAGTGCCTTTCGCAGCCGCTTGCCGGGAGAGCTGCGCAGCTGGATCACGCTTGGCTGCCTGGGATCGGCACTGGCGCTGGCTGCCCTGGCGATCGGCGCGGCATCTGGCCCCGGTTGGCCGCTGGTTCCCAACGTCTTCGCGCTCGGATTCTTCAACGGCGTATTTGCCGTCGCCGCAATCGGGGCAATGATGGGCCTGGCGGGAGCGGGCGAACGGACCCGAGAGGGTGTCCGGATGGGCGTGTGGGGCGCCGCCCAGGCGATCGCATTTGGCATGGGTGGTTTGGTTGGAGCGCTCGGCGTCGATTTCGCGCGGCGCGGACTGGGCCATGATGCGGCAGCATTCCAGCTGATCTTCTCGATCGAGGGCGGCCTGTTTGTGGCGGCGGCCTGGCTGGCATTCAAAGTTTCGCGGCCCGAACCGGCGGCGCGAGTGGAGGCAATGGGATCATGA
- the chlG gene encoding chlorophyll synthase ChlG produces the protein MGSVGSSIAYAKRPAPRDVLELLKPITWFPPMWAFMCGVVSSGVGLDGRWLFLFAGILLTGPLVCGTSQAVNDWYDRHVDAINQPERPIPSGRIAGNWGWRIAVLGTLLSALVAWLVGPWVFAATLLGLACAWAYSAPPLRLKTSGWIGPATVALSYEGLTWFTGASVMAGNLPRPEILIVLLLYSIGAHGIMTLNDFKAVVGDTATGVRSLPVILGVGPAARLACLVMALCQAAVVALLMRWGLIIAAGLVALLLLAQIALMPRLIRNPARLAPWYAARGVTLYVLGMLAAALGLGGYL, from the coding sequence ATGGGAAGTGTGGGTTCATCAATCGCCTATGCGAAGCGCCCCGCCCCGCGCGACGTGCTTGAACTGCTCAAGCCGATCACGTGGTTTCCACCGATGTGGGCCTTCATGTGCGGCGTCGTTTCATCAGGCGTCGGGCTGGATGGACGCTGGCTATTCCTGTTCGCGGGCATACTGCTGACCGGTCCGCTGGTCTGCGGCACCAGTCAAGCGGTCAACGATTGGTACGATCGGCACGTCGATGCCATCAACCAGCCCGAACGGCCGATTCCGTCGGGCCGGATCGCGGGCAACTGGGGCTGGCGAATCGCGGTGCTGGGCACCCTGCTTTCGGCCCTGGTGGCCTGGCTGGTCGGGCCCTGGGTCTTTGCCGCGACCCTGCTGGGCCTGGCCTGTGCATGGGCCTATAGCGCCCCGCCCCTTCGCCTCAAGACCAGCGGCTGGATTGGACCGGCAACTGTCGCGCTCAGCTATGAGGGGCTAACCTGGTTCACCGGCGCCAGTGTGATGGCCGGAAACCTGCCGCGCCCGGAAATTCTGATCGTGCTGCTGTTATACAGCATCGGCGCGCACGGGATCATGACCCTGAACGATTTCAAGGCCGTGGTGGGCGACACGGCCACCGGCGTCCGCTCGCTACCGGTAATCCTGGGTGTGGGTCCGGCGGCGCGCCTGGCCTGTCTGGTCATGGCGCTGTGCCAGGCGGCCGTGGTCGCCTTGCTGATGCGGTGGGGACTTATCATCGCGGCCGGGCTGGTTGCGCTGCTGCTGCTGGCCCAGATTGCGCTGATGCCGCGGCTCATCCGCAACCCGGCAAGGCTCGCCCCTTGGTATGCAGCGCGCGGGGTGACGCTTTATGTCCTTGGCATGTTGGCTGCGGCGCTGGGCCTGGGAGGATACCTCTGA
- the ppsR gene encoding transcriptional regulator PpsR, with protein sequence MLTRKHSIEGKAPFVDSVDVLESLDLEAAIRMAMVAGDIILILDDTGKILDASANPDEFPGYAGWIGQTWVDTVTAESRPKVMEMLAGARKHQTQHWRQVNHIGEEGDTPVKYVIVPTGTDGRHIAFGRDLRETAAVQQRLLQAQQSLERDYTRMRRLEARYRMLFDLSSEAIIVAATDGFRIREANPAAYQLLGAQPGTLENAKLIAQFDRGSREALITYFGSALTSGGTAPFTARLRDGGESVSLEAVGFREQGEQFLMLHFGTAGARAATGTSVALDVIETMPDAFVLVDDSRAIVAANIAFVELVGAASVQQVTGRLLDDYVGRPGIDLDLVDGQLAKHGSARNVSTVIGASELFAGEPVELSAVRTTGPNAHTGYVIRPIGRRLRDIQPVLQDRPRSVEQLTELVGRMSLKDIVRESTDLIERLCIEAALTYTSDNRASAAEILGLSRQSLYSKLHRYSLGNLQGEPD encoded by the coding sequence TTGCTCACTCGCAAGCACAGTATCGAGGGCAAGGCGCCATTTGTCGATTCCGTCGATGTGCTTGAATCGCTGGATCTCGAAGCCGCAATCCGCATGGCAATGGTTGCGGGCGACATCATTCTGATACTCGACGATACCGGCAAAATCCTTGATGCCTCGGCCAATCCGGATGAATTTCCGGGCTATGCCGGATGGATCGGCCAGACCTGGGTTGACACCGTCACCGCGGAAAGCCGGCCCAAAGTGATGGAAATGCTGGCCGGTGCGCGCAAGCACCAGACCCAGCACTGGCGGCAAGTCAACCATATCGGCGAAGAGGGCGACACGCCCGTAAAGTACGTGATCGTGCCCACTGGCACGGATGGACGACACATCGCATTCGGACGCGATCTTCGCGAAACTGCGGCGGTGCAGCAGCGTCTGCTCCAGGCCCAGCAATCGCTTGAACGCGATTACACGCGGATGCGCCGGCTTGAAGCGCGTTACCGGATGCTCTTCGATCTCTCGTCCGAAGCGATCATTGTCGCGGCGACCGATGGCTTCCGCATTCGCGAAGCAAATCCGGCCGCCTATCAGCTGCTCGGCGCGCAACCGGGCACCCTTGAGAATGCGAAGCTCATCGCGCAGTTCGACCGCGGATCGCGCGAGGCGCTGATCACCTATTTCGGTTCGGCGCTGACATCAGGTGGCACTGCACCCTTCACGGCGCGGCTGCGCGATGGCGGCGAGTCGGTTTCGCTTGAAGCCGTGGGATTCCGCGAACAAGGCGAACAGTTCCTGATGCTGCATTTTGGCACCGCCGGTGCCCGCGCAGCCACCGGTACCAGCGTCGCGCTTGATGTGATCGAAACCATGCCGGACGCTTTCGTCCTGGTGGACGATTCTCGCGCGATCGTGGCGGCCAATATCGCCTTCGTAGAACTGGTCGGAGCGGCCAGTGTCCAGCAGGTGACGGGCCGGCTGCTTGATGATTATGTCGGCCGGCCGGGGATCGATCTCGATCTGGTCGATGGCCAACTTGCCAAGCACGGCTCGGCGCGCAATGTCTCGACCGTCATTGGCGCCAGCGAGCTGTTCGCCGGGGAACCCGTGGAACTTTCCGCCGTACGCACGACCGGCCCCAATGCCCACACCGGCTATGTGATTCGCCCGATCGGGCGCCGGCTCCGCGATATCCAGCCCGTGCTGCAGGACCGCCCGCGCTCGGTTGAACAGCTTACCGAACTGGTCGGCCGCATGTCGCTCAAGGACATTGTCCGCGAAAGTACCGACCTGATCGAACGGCTGTGCATCGAGGCGGCGCTAACCTACACCTCTGACAATCGCGCCTCGGCCGCAGAAATTCTCGGGCTGAGCCGGCAAAGCCTCTATTCAAAGCTGCACCGCTATAGCCTGGGCAATCTGCAGGGTGAGCCGGATTGA